From the genome of Geminocystis herdmanii PCC 6308, one region includes:
- a CDS encoding PP2C family protein-serine/threonine phosphatase, with protein MSNSIAKIQCVNKKCQTTNLLDDTFCSKCQTPIVKRYLRIGGNSEKDYEVGELINDRFLLWESHIVIDTKPNLPPLFSDSVPENIIPYLKLFSHRLHVPQIYGFLDDSFQQWLLEYESIPLDEKGHLIHPELYPSIELSLFEASSLRQVSWLWQIILLWTPLAKQKVLSSLFHPNNIRVGGGIIKLQELIRDNESSPSFKDLGNLWEHWITKFNPLIQEVMGKIILSLQENLLEEPTKLLEILDQILYILGNNYYQRKFKLITVTDAGKKRKNNEDSCYPSINSLKETNSGIDTLTIVCDGLGGQEKGEIASHLAIEIMQKELEQDYKKTLKETLNNKHWTPLIDSKKILKAISKANDTITNINNKERRKDRERMGTTVVMAMAIAHEAYFAYVGDSRIYWITQDSCHQVTVDDDLATREVRLGYGFYRQLINNPQTGALLQALGMESSRKLKVHIRRFVLDEDSIFLLCSDGLSDFERVEQYWKSEVLPIINKEVDVEESAQKILKMGLQKNGHDNITIALLQCSIESKTPEDYEGKLTWAYLQEIISDLPKPQGKLTLDKTKTKQPLNSIDLPLSKSTLIIIISSIILVIGLVVWQQNKPSQNKSLNQDLIYSNLEIKN; from the coding sequence ATGAGTAATTCGATCGCAAAAATCCAATGTGTTAATAAAAAATGCCAAACCACAAATCTTTTAGATGATACTTTTTGTAGTAAATGTCAAACTCCTATTGTTAAACGCTATTTAAGAATTGGGGGAAATTCAGAGAAAGATTATGAGGTGGGAGAGTTAATCAACGATCGATTTTTGCTGTGGGAATCTCATATTGTCATCGATACAAAACCCAATTTACCGCCTCTTTTTTCTGATAGTGTACCCGAAAATATCATACCCTATTTAAAATTATTTTCTCATCGTCTCCATGTACCTCAAATATACGGATTTCTTGATGATAGTTTTCAACAGTGGTTACTAGAATATGAAAGCATCCCCCTCGATGAAAAAGGACATTTAATCCATCCTGAATTATATCCCTCGATCGAGCTTAGTTTATTTGAAGCATCTTCTTTAAGACAAGTAAGTTGGTTATGGCAAATAATTTTACTCTGGACACCCTTAGCCAAACAAAAAGTATTATCTAGTTTATTTCATCCTAATAACATTCGAGTCGGGGGCGGAATTATTAAATTACAAGAATTAATCAGGGATAATGAATCAAGTCCTAGCTTCAAAGATTTAGGTAATTTATGGGAACATTGGATAACTAAATTTAATCCTTTAATTCAAGAAGTAATGGGAAAAATTATCTTATCTTTACAAGAAAATTTATTAGAAGAACCTACGAAACTTTTAGAGATTTTAGACCAAATTTTATATATTTTAGGCAATAATTATTATCAAAGAAAATTTAAGTTAATTACCGTCACTGATGCGGGTAAAAAGAGAAAAAATAACGAAGATTCTTGCTATCCTTCCATTAATTCTCTCAAAGAAACTAACTCAGGTATTGATACTTTAACCATCGTTTGTGATGGTTTAGGGGGACAAGAAAAAGGAGAAATAGCTTCTCATTTAGCTATCGAAATTATGCAAAAAGAGTTAGAACAAGATTATAAAAAAACTCTTAAAGAAACCTTAAATAATAAACATTGGACTCCTTTAATTGACTCTAAAAAAATTCTCAAAGCTATTTCTAAAGCTAATGATACGATTACTAATATTAATAATAAAGAAAGACGCAAAGATCGAGAACGCATGGGTACTACTGTAGTAATGGCAATGGCGATCGCCCATGAAGCATATTTTGCCTATGTAGGGGATTCTCGCATTTATTGGATTACTCAAGATAGTTGTCATCAAGTCACTGTCGATGATGATTTAGCCACAAGGGAAGTGCGCTTAGGCTACGGATTTTATCGACAACTTATTAATAATCCCCAAACAGGAGCATTATTACAAGCATTAGGCATGGAATCCTCCCGAAAATTAAAAGTACATATACGGCGATTTGTCTTAGATGAAGATAGTATATTTTTATTGTGTTCTGATGGTCTGTCAGATTTTGAAAGGGTAGAACAGTATTGGAAATCTGAAGTATTACCAATTATTAATAAAGAAGTTGATGTAGAAGAAAGCGCCCAAAAAATATTGAAAATGGGCTTACAAAAAAATGGTCATGACAACATTACGATCGCACTTTTACAGTGTTCGATCGAATCAAAAACACCAGAAGATTACGAAGGGAAACTAACATGGGCATATCTACAGGAAATTATCTCAGATTTACCTAAACCCCAAGGAAAATTAACCTTAGATAAAACCAAGACAAAACAACCATTAAATTCCATCGATTTACCCCTATCAAAATCCACATTAATCATCATCATAAGCTCAATAATTCTCGTAATAGGATTAGTAGTTTGGCAACAAAATAAACCATCTCAAAATAAATCTCTAAACCAAGACCTGATTTATAGTAACC
- a CDS encoding YlxR family protein yields MKQPCPKHKNYRRCISCHLIGDRSLFWRIVKNYPDHNITLDEGMGRSAYLCPQAQCLNLAQKKKRLPRALKTDIPSEIYEQLWQKLHEKELRIEN; encoded by the coding sequence ATGAAACAGCCCTGCCCTAAACACAAAAATTATCGTCGTTGTATTAGTTGTCATCTCATTGGAGATCGATCGTTATTCTGGCGTATTGTCAAAAATTATCCCGATCATAATATTACCTTAGATGAGGGCATGGGTCGATCGGCTTACCTTTGTCCTCAAGCTCAATGTCTGAATTTAGCCCAGAAAAAAAAGCGCTTACCTAGGGCATTAAAAACAGACATCCCCTCAGAAATTTATGAACAACTATGGCAAAAATTACACGAAAAAGAATTGAGAATTGAGAATTGA
- the nusA gene encoding transcription termination factor NusA: protein MSIVKLPGLKMLIEEISQSHNLPRTSVQEALREALFKGYERFRRSKHPEPFPEDYFDNFRLELDIEEEGFRVLALKMVTENVEDTDHQIPLADVREFNEDVELENEVLVDVTPEQKDFGRMAAIQTKQVLQQKLRDQQRSMIQAEFKELEGEVLTAKVLRFEGKSVIMTLKSNANRPEVEAELPFHEQISSDNYRANASFKVYLKKVREGSQRGPQLLVSRADAGLVVYLFANEVPELEEGVVRIIAIAREANPTNPNISARTKIAVDTLERDVDPVGSCIGARGSRIQAVVNELKGEKIDVIRWSPDPATYIANALSPAQIDLVKLINPEERQSVVVVPDNHLSLAIGKEGQNVRLAARLTGWKIDIKRKSQYFDEESP, encoded by the coding sequence ATGAGTATCGTTAAATTACCCGGTTTAAAAATGTTGATTGAAGAAATCAGTCAAAGTCATAATTTACCCCGAACTTCTGTGCAAGAAGCCTTGAGAGAGGCATTATTTAAAGGATATGAGCGTTTTCGTCGATCGAAACATCCCGAACCCTTCCCCGAAGACTATTTCGATAATTTCCGCTTGGAATTGGATATAGAAGAAGAAGGATTTAGAGTTTTAGCTTTAAAAATGGTAACAGAAAACGTTGAAGATACCGATCATCAAATTCCCTTAGCGGATGTGAGAGAATTTAATGAAGACGTTGAACTGGAAAACGAGGTTTTAGTGGATGTTACCCCCGAACAAAAAGACTTCGGACGCATGGCAGCGATTCAAACCAAGCAAGTATTACAACAAAAGCTCAGAGATCAACAACGATCGATGATTCAAGCGGAGTTCAAAGAGTTAGAAGGGGAAGTGCTAACGGCGAAAGTGCTTCGTTTTGAGGGTAAATCCGTAATTATGACTCTCAAAAGTAACGCCAATCGCCCCGAAGTGGAAGCCGAATTACCTTTCCATGAACAAATTAGTAGCGACAATTATCGCGCTAATGCCTCTTTTAAAGTTTATCTTAAAAAAGTGCGGGAAGGTTCTCAAAGAGGTCCTCAATTACTGGTATCCCGTGCTGATGCTGGTTTAGTGGTTTATCTTTTTGCCAATGAAGTACCCGAATTAGAAGAAGGGGTAGTGAGAATTATTGCCATCGCAAGGGAAGCTAATCCCACCAACCCGAATATTTCCGCCCGAACTAAAATCGCTGTGGATACCCTCGAAAGAGATGTTGATCCTGTAGGTTCTTGTATTGGAGCTAGAGGCTCTCGTATTCAAGCGGTAGTGAACGAGTTGAAAGGAGAAAAAATAGATGTAATTCGTTGGTCTCCTGATCCTGCTACTTACATCGCCAATGCTTTAAGTCCAGCTCAAATCGATTTAGTGAAACTGATTAACCCCGAAGAAAGGCAGTCGGTGGTAGTTGTACCTGATAACCATTTAAGTTTAGCCATTGGTAAAGAAGGACAAAACGTCAGATTAGCCGCCCGTTTGACTGGTTGGAAAATCGACATCAAACGCAAATCTCAATATTTTGATGAAGAATCCCCTTAA
- the rimP gene encoding ribosome maturation factor RimP: MTHPLIPNITEIAQPIAQDLNLEIVNLVFLSNHNPPVLRVDIRNLSGDTSLDNCEKMSRLLEKTLDANNIIPSAYVLEISSPGIGENLTSDREFISFKGFPVMVETNIEYKKRTQWEGNLQGRDEKAIYINCKGKMVAIPREIVTRVKLENKGE, translated from the coding sequence ATGACTCATCCCCTGATTCCCAATATTACAGAAATTGCCCAACCCATAGCCCAAGATTTGAACCTAGAAATCGTCAATCTGGTTTTTCTGTCTAATCATAATCCTCCCGTGTTAAGGGTGGACATTCGCAATCTATCAGGGGATACCAGTCTGGATAACTGCGAAAAAATGAGTCGTTTGTTAGAAAAAACCCTCGATGCAAATAACATTATTCCTTCCGCTTATGTTTTGGAAATTTCTAGTCCGGGTATCGGTGAAAACTTGACGAGCGATCGAGAATTTATTAGTTTCAAAGGTTTTCCTGTCATGGTAGAAACTAATATCGAGTATAAAAAACGTACTCAATGGGAAGGAAATCTTCAGGGGAGAGACGAAAAAGCAATATACATCAACTGTAAAGGCAAAATGGTAGCAATTCCTAGGGAGATTGTTACACGAGTCAAATTAGAAAACAAAGGAGAATAA
- the hisD gene encoding histidinol dehydrogenase, translating into MLRIITDSVTARQELQRISDRTHNEQIETQSAIVKEIIATVRKRGDEALLEYTEKFDGQTITKENLKVSGSEIDAAYQQISPELLKAIQLAGKKIEAFHRQRVPKSWVKFEDDNVVLGRRYTPVDRAGLYVPGGRASYPSTVLMNAIPAKVAQVPRIAMVTPPSQDGKINPAVLVAASEAGVTEIYRVGGAQAVAALAYGTETIPKVDVITGPGNIYVTLAKKEVYGTVGIDSLAGPSEVLIIADGNANATHVAVDLLAQAEHDPMAASILITDCGVLAEKVQTEVTRLLEDHPRRILTEKSIAHYGVIILTENLTEAAELSNLFAPEHLELEVESPWELVEHIRHAGAIFLGNSTPEAVGDYLAGPNHTLPTSGAARYASALGVETFMKYSSLIEYSPVALQKVSKAIIDLATAEGLASHADSVKFRTKNH; encoded by the coding sequence ATGTTGCGAATAATAACAGATTCCGTTACAGCCCGACAAGAGTTGCAGCGCATTAGCGATCGCACTCACAATGAACAAATAGAGACACAATCCGCCATTGTGAAGGAAATCATCGCCACGGTAAGAAAACGAGGAGATGAAGCCTTATTGGAATATACAGAAAAATTTGATGGACAAACCATCACGAAAGAAAATCTCAAGGTAAGTGGCTCAGAAATTGATGCAGCTTATCAACAAATTTCGCCAGAATTACTTAAAGCGATCCAATTAGCAGGTAAAAAAATCGAGGCTTTCCATCGTCAACGAGTGCCAAAATCATGGGTAAAATTTGAAGATGATAATGTTGTCTTAGGAAGACGCTACACCCCCGTCGATCGAGCTGGTTTATATGTACCCGGTGGCAGAGCATCTTATCCTAGTACAGTTTTAATGAATGCTATACCAGCGAAAGTGGCACAAGTACCCAGAATTGCCATGGTGACACCCCCTAGCCAAGATGGAAAAATCAATCCTGCGGTATTAGTCGCCGCCAGTGAGGCAGGGGTAACAGAAATTTATCGAGTCGGGGGCGCTCAAGCCGTAGCCGCTTTAGCCTACGGTACAGAAACTATCCCTAAAGTAGATGTCATTACAGGACCGGGCAATATTTATGTTACCCTAGCCAAGAAAGAAGTTTATGGTACTGTGGGCATTGATTCCTTAGCAGGACCTAGTGAAGTATTAATTATAGCCGATGGAAATGCAAATGCTACCCATGTAGCCGTTGACTTACTCGCCCAAGCGGAACATGATCCCATGGCGGCTTCCATTTTAATTACGGATTGTGGTGTATTAGCAGAAAAAGTGCAAACGGAAGTAACAAGATTATTAGAAGATCATCCTCGTCGTATCCTAACCGAAAAATCGATCGCCCATTATGGAGTGATTATCTTAACAGAAAATCTCACCGAAGCCGCCGAGCTATCTAACCTATTTGCTCCCGAACACTTAGAATTAGAAGTAGAGTCTCCTTGGGAATTAGTGGAACATATTCGCCATGCAGGAGCAATTTTTCTCGGTAATTCCACCCCCGAAGCCGTGGGAGACTACCTTGCAGGACCAAATCATACTCTACCCACTTCAGGAGCAGCTCGTTATGCCTCTGCTTTAGGAGTAGAAACCTTTATGAAATATTCTAGTTTGATTGAATATAGCCCTGTAGCATTGCAAAAAGTATCTAAAGCCATCATTGATTTAGCGACAGCAGAAGGTTTAGCTTCCCATGCTGATTCTGTTAAGTTTAGAACAAAAAATCATTAA
- a CDS encoding proton extrusion protein PcxA encodes MFNRIFRSTKRWISNSSQNALEEAYQKALAIKKIEEEHFNSQKIDPKNCNYGDRVYEYFEQELKSNLQIINLKINQFKTSKSVHHFLDNSLKNNKNLQEIDYQKDIILERLKVIDEIINKYNGNYYDTSLKIVKPEKSQQKSTPITKKNSSENNLEPSIETVSDKTSVLPRSFLRTLDRIKQEIDPKSADIEQNVINKFRKSRYKTAISVKFLLLLIIVPLLVHNLSKITLGKIFVDPYFTKNEQIIFINQDLEEEALIELKTFEEHLNLKSLMGLSPNLSSEEKEDKMKEKAKEIADNYRNESSNAVKNIFADLLSFSAFVIILVLSKREIAILKSFIDETVYGLSDSAKAFLIILFTDMFVGFHSPHGWEVILESVARHFGLPENRDFNFLFIATFPVILDTVLKYWIFRYLNRISPSAVATYKNMNES; translated from the coding sequence ATGTTTAATCGTATCTTTCGATCTACAAAACGCTGGATTAGTAATAGTTCTCAAAATGCCTTAGAAGAAGCATATCAAAAGGCTTTAGCTATCAAAAAAATTGAGGAAGAACATTTTAATAGTCAAAAAATTGATCCTAAAAATTGTAACTATGGCGATCGAGTTTACGAATATTTTGAACAAGAATTAAAATCAAATTTACAAATAATTAACCTAAAAATAAATCAATTTAAAACAAGTAAATCAGTACATCATTTCTTAGATAACAGTTTAAAAAATAATAAAAATCTGCAAGAAATTGATTACCAAAAAGATATTATTTTAGAAAGATTAAAAGTTATTGATGAAATTATCAACAAATATAATGGTAATTATTACGATACATCATTAAAAATAGTTAAACCAGAAAAATCTCAACAAAAATCTACACCAATAACCAAGAAAAATAGTTCAGAAAATAATCTTGAACCCAGTATCGAAACCGTCTCAGATAAAACCAGTGTTTTACCCCGTTCATTTTTACGAACCTTAGACAGAATCAAGCAAGAAATTGATCCCAAATCAGCAGATATAGAACAGAATGTGATCAATAAATTTAGAAAATCTAGGTATAAAACAGCGATTTCTGTTAAATTTTTATTACTATTAATCATAGTACCTTTATTAGTTCATAACTTGAGTAAAATTACCCTTGGAAAAATATTTGTTGATCCTTATTTTACCAAAAATGAGCAAATAATTTTTATTAATCAAGATTTAGAAGAAGAAGCATTAATAGAATTAAAAACTTTTGAAGAACATCTTAATCTTAAAAGTTTAATGGGTTTAAGTCCTAATTTATCATCTGAAGAAAAAGAAGATAAAATGAAAGAAAAAGCAAAGGAAATAGCTGATAATTATCGTAATGAAAGTTCTAATGCTGTGAAAAATATTTTTGCTGATTTACTCTCTTTTAGTGCTTTTGTGATTATTCTGGTGTTGAGTAAAAGAGAAATAGCGATTTTAAAATCATTTATTGATGAAACCGTTTACGGTTTAAGTGATTCTGCTAAAGCATTTCTCATCATTCTGTTTACTGATATGTTTGTGGGATTCCACTCTCCCCATGGTTGGGAAGTTATTTTAGAAAGTGTTGCACGACATTTTGGTTTACCAGAAAATCGAGATTTTAACTTCTTATTTATTGCCACTTTTCCCGTTATTTTAGATACTGTCTTAAAGTATTGGATTTTTCGTTACCTCAATCGTATTTCTCCTTCTGCTGTTGCTACTTATAAAAACATGAATGAATCTTAA
- the cobJ gene encoding precorrin-3B C(17)-methyltransferase: MSIIFADYQPLNFITVTEENALQLLPLVKITQGILWLPNSLKNIDIFDDNLVKYYDRALGEHLVNIWHESKAIIFTLAMGAVVRLITPLLTDKNTDPAIIVIDRSLNYVISLTGGHQGNADKLTELLANELEAKPIITSASSSLNLPSIDTFGHIFGWQKGEGNWTEVSINIARNKPILIQQNSGLKWWQNRLPSHQSFIFDTPESSLVKTTPENNENSLKIEIKDIKGMVYIGVEKTPKVDIPCISWHPRLLWVGIGCERDTSPSLIESAVTDVLNKYNLEQKAIASLATIDLKNDEIGILALAKKWNLPLQIFTSEELNSVSVPNPSSIVENEVGTPSVAEASALKAGLLPNLSENQLKSPYLVVPKQIIRSLGKKGAVTVAIARSNLEYNPNQGKLYLIGTGPGNIEYLTSTAKTALKEADIIIGYSLYIDLIKSLLRPEQIIESSPITQERQRAQRAIELAKWGLKVAVISSGDCGIYGMAGLVLELLANQNWDTKQPPLQVFSGITAMQSVAAKIGSPLMHDFCAISLSDLLTPWDVIEKRLIAAASADFITAIYNPRSNTRTQQIVKTQEIFLQYRNPNTPVAIARSVTRDDENIVITTLEMMLTHSIDMLTTVIIGNSTTKRYHDLLITPRGYLS; this comes from the coding sequence ATGTCTATTATTTTTGCTGATTATCAACCACTTAATTTTATTACCGTTACGGAAGAAAATGCTCTCCAACTATTACCTTTAGTCAAAATTACTCAAGGAATTTTATGGTTGCCTAATAGTTTAAAAAATATTGATATTTTTGATGATAATTTAGTTAAATATTACGATCGAGCTTTAGGGGAACATTTAGTCAATATTTGGCATGAATCAAAAGCAATTATTTTTACTTTAGCTATGGGGGCAGTGGTGCGTTTAATCACTCCTTTATTGACAGATAAAAATACTGATCCTGCTATCATAGTAATAGATCGATCGTTAAATTATGTTATTAGTTTAACAGGAGGACATCAAGGCAATGCCGATAAATTGACAGAATTATTAGCCAATGAATTAGAAGCAAAACCTATTATTACCAGTGCTTCTTCTTCTCTTAATTTACCATCGATCGACACCTTTGGGCATATATTTGGTTGGCAAAAAGGAGAAGGAAATTGGACAGAAGTTAGCATAAATATTGCTAGAAATAAACCTATTTTAATTCAACAAAATTCAGGTTTAAAATGGTGGCAAAATCGCTTACCCTCTCATCAATCGTTTATTTTTGATACCCCTGAATCTTCCTTAGTCAAAACAACCCCAGAAAATAATGAAAATTCCTTAAAAATAGAGATAAAAGACATCAAAGGAATGGTTTATATTGGTGTCGAAAAAACCCCAAAAGTTGATATTCCTTGTATTAGTTGGCATCCCCGTTTGTTATGGGTGGGTATCGGTTGCGAAAGGGATACCTCTCCATCTTTGATTGAATCTGCTGTTACGGATGTCTTAAATAAGTATAATTTGGAACAAAAAGCCATCGCCTCTTTAGCTACGATCGATCTTAAAAATGATGAAATCGGTATTTTAGCCTTAGCCAAAAAATGGAATTTACCGTTACAAATCTTTACGTCCGAAGAATTAAACTCCGTATCTGTACCCAATCCTTCTAGTATTGTAGAGAATGAAGTTGGTACACCTAGCGTAGCGGAAGCATCGGCATTAAAAGCAGGTTTATTGCCTAATTTGTCAGAAAATCAACTCAAATCACCTTATTTAGTCGTACCTAAACAAATTATTCGCTCCTTAGGAAAAAAAGGTGCGGTAACAGTTGCCATTGCTCGATCGAACTTAGAATATAATCCGAATCAGGGTAAATTATACCTCATTGGTACAGGACCCGGAAATATAGAATATCTCACCTCCACCGCCAAAACCGCCCTCAAGGAAGCGGATATAATTATTGGTTATAGCTTATATATTGATTTAATTAAAAGTTTACTACGTCCTGAACAAATCATCGAATCTTCTCCTATTACCCAAGAAAGACAACGGGCGCAAAGGGCGATCGAACTAGCAAAATGGGGCTTAAAGGTAGCGGTAATTTCTTCGGGAGATTGCGGTATTTACGGCATGGCAGGGCTTGTTTTAGAACTTTTGGCAAATCAAAACTGGGATACAAAACAACCACCTTTACAAGTATTTTCTGGCATAACAGCCATGCAGAGTGTCGCCGCCAAAATTGGTTCACCTCTGATGCACGACTTTTGTGCTATAAGTTTAAGCGACTTGTTAACCCCTTGGGATGTCATCGAAAAACGTCTTATCGCCGCCGCTAGTGCTGATTTTATCACAGCTATTTACAATCCTCGATCGAACACCCGTACTCAACAAATTGTCAAAACTCAAGAAATTTTCCTTCAATACCGCAATCCAAATACTCCTGTAGCTATAGCTCGTTCTGTCACAAGGGATGATGAAAATATTGTGATTACCACCCTAGAGATGATGTTAACCCATTCGATCGATATGTTAACAACGGTTATCATCGGCAATAGCACTACAAAACGTTATCATGATTTATTAATCACCCCTAGAGGATACCTGAGTTAG